In one window of Brassica rapa cultivar Chiifu-401-42 chromosome A07, CAAS_Brap_v3.01, whole genome shotgun sequence DNA:
- the LOC103828319 gene encoding K(+) efflux antiporter 4 isoform X2, translated as MRRCKIGEFISVETMRFLAFLLICSFHLAFSAESDIGTESVATREINGNAAESNATNAKPKEDSFADMIDRALEKEFPENDQNDVPDPGSFNNSVADQQAVLETVARVKPKKNETKTKEEKSFFNLDNENGVEDTPRLIDRKDNVFIMSNPKSKYPVLQLDLRLISDLVVVIVSATCGGIAFACAGQPVITGYLLAGSIIGPGGLSFVSEMVQLRVVRAVAIPGGLLQIFLFMCLSGITASLCGGKLTEGIFVGAFLSMSSTAVVLKFLMEKNSISALHGQITVGTLILQDCAVGLLFALLPVLGGTSGVLQGMLSMAKSLAILIAFLAALFVLSRTWVPWFLKLMTSLSSQTNELYQLAAVAFCLLVAWCSDKLGLSLELGSFAAGVMISTTDLAQHTLEQVEPIRNFFAALFLASIGMLIHMHFLWNHVDILVAAVLLVIVIKTVVVAIVVKVFGYNNKTAVLVGMSLAQIGEFAFVLLSRASNLHLIESKLYLLLLGTTALSLVTTPFLFKLIPAVVHLGVLLRWFSPDSSTEIGFKGGLYRSESAKLISQMIQGSLHDS; from the exons ATGCGGCGGTGTAAAATCGGCGAATTCATCTCCGTGGAAACGATGAGGTTTCTGGCGTTTCTCCTGATCTGTAGTTTCCATCTTGCCTTCTCCGCCGAGTCCGATATCGGGACTGAGTCAGTTGCCACACGCGAGATCAACGGAAACGCCGCCGAGTCCAATGCGACGAACGCGAAACCTAAGGAGGACAGTTTCGCCGATATGATCGATAGGGCACTTGAGAAGGAGTTTCCGGAGAATGACCAGAACGATG TTCCTGATCCAGGAAGCTTTAATAATAGCGTTGCTGATCAGCAG GCTGTTCTGGAAACTGTTGCTCGAGTGAAGCCCAAGAAAAATGAGACCAAGACCAAGGAGGAGAA ATCATTCTTTAATTTGGATAACGAGAATGGCGTAGAAGATACTCCAAGACTGATAGATAGGAAG GACAACGTTTTTATCATGTCCAATCCAAAGTCCAAGTACCCTGTACTGCAGCTAGATTTAAG GCTGATATCAGATTTGGTCGTCGTCATTGTTTCTGCTACTTGTGGTGGAATTGCATTTGCTTGTGCTGGTCAACCG GTCATTACTGGGTATCTGTTGGCTGGATCTATCATTGGACCGGGTGGGTTAAGCTTTGTTAGTGAAATGGTGCAG CTTCGTGTAGTTCGTGCAGTAGCTATTCCAGGAGGTCttcttcaaatatttttgttcatgTGCTTGAGTGGGATAACAGCCTCG TTATGCGGTGGTAAACTAACAGAAGGAATATTCGTAGGTGCTTTTCTTTCGATGTCGTCAACAGCGGTG GTATTGAAATTTTTAATGGAAAAAAATAGCATAAGTGCTCTACATGGCCAGATAACCGTTGGAACACTTATCCTTCAG GATTGTGCTGTGGGTTTGCTTTTTGCTCTCCTTCCGGTTCTTGGTGGCACATCTGGGGTCCTTCAAGGAATGTTGTCCATGGCTAAATC GCTGGCTATTTTGATTGCGTTTTTGGCTGCTTTGTTTGTACTGTCACGTACCTGGGTACCTTGGTTTCTAAAACTTATGACAAGCCTTTCTTCTCAG ACTAACGAGCTCTACCAGTTGGCCGCTGTAGCATTTTGTTTGCTTGTTGCTTGG TGTAGTGACAAGCTCGGTCTAAGTCTTGAGCTGGGTTCCTTTGCGGCAGGAGTGATGATCTCAACAACGGATCTCGCCCAGCATACTCTTGAACAA GTAGAACCAATCCGCAATTTTTTTGCAGCGCTGTTCCTTGCTAGTATTGGAATGTTGATACATATGCACTTCTTGTGGAACCATGTTGATATTCTGGTAGCAGCTGTGTTACTGGTGATAGTGATAAAGACCGTGGTCGTTGCAATCGTTGTTAAGGTCTTTGGATACAATAACAAAACTGCAGTACTT GTTGGAATGTCGCTTGCGCAGATTGGGGAATTTGCTTTTGTTCTGCTAAGTCGAGCATCTAATCTTCACCTTATTGAG AGCAAACTGTACCTCCTGCTTCTGGGAACAACTGCTCTAAGCCTG GTAACGACACCATTTCTATTCAAGTTGATACCGGCCGTTGTACATTTAGGAGTGCTCTTACGGTGGTTCTCTCCCGATAGCTCAACTGAG ATTGGTTTCAAAGGAGGTTTGTATCGTTCAGAGAGTGCAAAGCTTATATCACAAATGATCCAAGGTTCTCTTCACGATTCTTGA
- the LOC103828319 gene encoding K(+) efflux antiporter 4 isoform X1: MRRCKIGEFISVETMRFLAFLLICSFHLAFSAESDIGTESVATREINGNAAESNATNAKPKEDSFADMIDRALEKEFPENDQNDVPDPGSFNNSVADQQAVLETVARVKPKKNETKTKEEKSFFNLDNENGVEDTPRLIDRKDNVFIMSNPKSKYPVLQLDLRLISDLVVVIVSATCGGIAFACAGQPVITGYLLAGSIIGPGGLSFVSEMVQVETVAQFGVIFLLFALGLEFSAAKLRVVRAVAIPGGLLQIFLFMCLSGITASLCGGKLTEGIFVGAFLSMSSTAVVLKFLMEKNSISALHGQITVGTLILQDCAVGLLFALLPVLGGTSGVLQGMLSMAKSLAILIAFLAALFVLSRTWVPWFLKLMTSLSSQTNELYQLAAVAFCLLVAWCSDKLGLSLELGSFAAGVMISTTDLAQHTLEQVEPIRNFFAALFLASIGMLIHMHFLWNHVDILVAAVLLVIVIKTVVVAIVVKVFGYNNKTAVLVGMSLAQIGEFAFVLLSRASNLHLIESKLYLLLLGTTALSLVTTPFLFKLIPAVVHLGVLLRWFSPDSSTEIGFKGGLYRSESAKLISQMIQGSLHDS; encoded by the exons ATGCGGCGGTGTAAAATCGGCGAATTCATCTCCGTGGAAACGATGAGGTTTCTGGCGTTTCTCCTGATCTGTAGTTTCCATCTTGCCTTCTCCGCCGAGTCCGATATCGGGACTGAGTCAGTTGCCACACGCGAGATCAACGGAAACGCCGCCGAGTCCAATGCGACGAACGCGAAACCTAAGGAGGACAGTTTCGCCGATATGATCGATAGGGCACTTGAGAAGGAGTTTCCGGAGAATGACCAGAACGATG TTCCTGATCCAGGAAGCTTTAATAATAGCGTTGCTGATCAGCAG GCTGTTCTGGAAACTGTTGCTCGAGTGAAGCCCAAGAAAAATGAGACCAAGACCAAGGAGGAGAA ATCATTCTTTAATTTGGATAACGAGAATGGCGTAGAAGATACTCCAAGACTGATAGATAGGAAG GACAACGTTTTTATCATGTCCAATCCAAAGTCCAAGTACCCTGTACTGCAGCTAGATTTAAG GCTGATATCAGATTTGGTCGTCGTCATTGTTTCTGCTACTTGTGGTGGAATTGCATTTGCTTGTGCTGGTCAACCG GTCATTACTGGGTATCTGTTGGCTGGATCTATCATTGGACCGGGTGGGTTAAGCTTTGTTAGTGAAATGGTGCAG GTTGAAACAGTAGCTCAGTTTGGTGtaatctttcttctttttgctTTAGGATTAGAATTTTCTGCAGCAAAG CTTCGTGTAGTTCGTGCAGTAGCTATTCCAGGAGGTCttcttcaaatatttttgttcatgTGCTTGAGTGGGATAACAGCCTCG TTATGCGGTGGTAAACTAACAGAAGGAATATTCGTAGGTGCTTTTCTTTCGATGTCGTCAACAGCGGTG GTATTGAAATTTTTAATGGAAAAAAATAGCATAAGTGCTCTACATGGCCAGATAACCGTTGGAACACTTATCCTTCAG GATTGTGCTGTGGGTTTGCTTTTTGCTCTCCTTCCGGTTCTTGGTGGCACATCTGGGGTCCTTCAAGGAATGTTGTCCATGGCTAAATC GCTGGCTATTTTGATTGCGTTTTTGGCTGCTTTGTTTGTACTGTCACGTACCTGGGTACCTTGGTTTCTAAAACTTATGACAAGCCTTTCTTCTCAG ACTAACGAGCTCTACCAGTTGGCCGCTGTAGCATTTTGTTTGCTTGTTGCTTGG TGTAGTGACAAGCTCGGTCTAAGTCTTGAGCTGGGTTCCTTTGCGGCAGGAGTGATGATCTCAACAACGGATCTCGCCCAGCATACTCTTGAACAA GTAGAACCAATCCGCAATTTTTTTGCAGCGCTGTTCCTTGCTAGTATTGGAATGTTGATACATATGCACTTCTTGTGGAACCATGTTGATATTCTGGTAGCAGCTGTGTTACTGGTGATAGTGATAAAGACCGTGGTCGTTGCAATCGTTGTTAAGGTCTTTGGATACAATAACAAAACTGCAGTACTT GTTGGAATGTCGCTTGCGCAGATTGGGGAATTTGCTTTTGTTCTGCTAAGTCGAGCATCTAATCTTCACCTTATTGAG AGCAAACTGTACCTCCTGCTTCTGGGAACAACTGCTCTAAGCCTG GTAACGACACCATTTCTATTCAAGTTGATACCGGCCGTTGTACATTTAGGAGTGCTCTTACGGTGGTTCTCTCCCGATAGCTCAACTGAG ATTGGTTTCAAAGGAGGTTTGTATCGTTCAGAGAGTGCAAAGCTTATATCACAAATGATCCAAGGTTCTCTTCACGATTCTTGA